A genomic stretch from Setaria viridis chromosome 1, Setaria_viridis_v4.0, whole genome shotgun sequence includes:
- the LOC117833387 gene encoding probable trehalose-phosphate phosphatase 1, producing MDMSTSSPVITDPLSISPPLLGSLASNMMQFSVMSGGCSSPSMNVSASRRKIEEVLVNGLLDAMKSSSPRKKHNLAFGQGNSLDEDPVYSSWMSKCPSALTSFKQIVANAQGKKIAVFLDYDGTLSPIVDDPNKAFMSPVMRAAVRNVAKSFPTAIVSGRSRKKVFEFVKLKELYYAGSHGMDIVTSVAEHNTEKCKEANLFQPACEFLPMIDEVSKSLLEVISGIEGASIENNKFCVSVHYRNVAEKDWQVVARLVNEVLEAFPRLKVTNGRMVLEVRPVIDWDKGKAVEFLLQSLGLNDSENVIPIYIGDDRTDEDAFKVLRERNCGYGILVSQVPKDTEAFYSLRDPSEVMGFLNSLVRWRKRSL from the exons ATGGATATGAGCACCAGCTCACCTGTCATCACCGATCCGTTGTCGATAAGCCCCCCACTGTTAGGAAGCTTGGCCTCAAATATGATGCAGTTTTCAGTCATGTCCGGAGGCTGCTCCAGTCCCAGCATGAACGTGAGCGCCAGTAGGCGTAAGATCGAAGAGGTCCTTGTCAATGGCCTGCTGGATGCAATGAAATCCTCATCACCGCGCAAGAAACACAATCTCGCCTTCGGCCAGGGCAATTCACTTGACGAAGATCCTGTTTACAGTTCATGGATG TCAAAATGCCCTTCTGCTCTGACGTCCTTCAAGCAGATAGTAGCCAATGCACAGGGCAAGAAGATTGCTGTGTTTTTGGACTATGATGGTACCCTGTCTCCTATAGTGGACGATCCCAACAAAGCATTCATGTCCCCAGTG ATGAGAGCTGCTGTGAGAAATGTCGCAAAGTCCTTCCCTACTGCAATTGTCAGCGGAAGGTCACGCAAGAAG GTGTTTGAATTCGTAAAACTGAAGGAACTATACTACGCTGGAAGTCATGGTATGGACATAGTGACATCTGTAGCAGAACATAATACTGAAAAG TGCAAAGAAGCCAATCTCTTCCAACCTGCTTGCGAGTTCCTTCCTATGATTGATGAG GTTTCCAAGTCCCTCTTGGAGGTCATAAGTGGAATTGAAGGTGCTAGTATTGAGAACAACAAATTCTGCGTATCTGTACATTACCGCAATGTAGCAGAGAAG GACTGGCAGGTTGTTGCACGACTCGTAAACGAAGTCTTGGAGGCCTTTCCTCGTCTCAAAGTAACCAATGGACGAATG GTTTTAGAGGTTCGTCCAGTGATTGACTGGGACAAGGGAAAGGCCGTGGAGTTCCTGCTTCAATCACTCGGCTTAAACGACTCTGAAAATGTGATTCCTATCTACATCGGAGATGATCGAACAGACGAAGACGCATTCAAG GTACTTCGAGAGCGGAACTGTGGATACGGAATACTAGTTTCGCAGGTGCCCAAGGACACTGAAGCCTTCTACTCGCTGAGAGACCCATCTGAA GTGATGGGGTTCCTCAATTCCCTGGTGAGATGGAGGAAGCGCTCACTGTGA
- the LOC117861791 gene encoding protein INAPERTURATE POLLEN 1 homolog, whose translation MPRPPPPGRGAPGARRPMRDFFAAWLATLRSPLLPLLRRALSSSTGSWDDPLSSAAAAVEAHFQAHWSALDAAARQDPARVVASGDWRSPLELPFLWLGDVHPSLLTSLLRTLSPSPRLLAAADRVDRRIRAAVPAVSDRLRRAQKAFVVAEVAGTADVEAFLEELKGVALAANRLRRGVLSELVAAAGGYQAALYLEALSRFVLSMHDPEVLRRFDQCRPSPGS comes from the coding sequence ATGCCGCGGCCCCCGCCTCCGGGCCGCGGGGCCCCGGGCGCCAGGCGACCGATGCGGGACTTCTTCGCCGCCTGGCTGGCCACCCTCCGCTCGCCGCTCCTCCCGCTGCTCCGCCGCGCTCTCTCCTCCTCGACCGGCTCCTGGGACGATccgctctcctccgccgccgcggccgtcgaggCCCACTTCCAGGCGCACTGGTccgcgctcgacgccgccgcgcgccaggACCCCGCGCGGGTCGTCGCCTCGGGGGACTGGCGCTCCCCGCTCGAGCTCCCCTTCCTGTGGCTCGGCGACGTCCACCCATCCCTCCTCACCTCGCTCCTCCGCACGctctcgccctcgccgcgcctcctcgccgccgccgaccgcgtcgaccgccggatccgcgccgccgtccccgccgtctCCGACCGCCTCCGCCGGGCCCAGAAGGCCTTCGTGGTCGCCGAGGTGGCCGGCACCGCTGACGTGGAGGCGTTCCTGGAGGAGCTCAAGGGCGTCGCGCTCGCGGCGAACCGCCTCCGTCGGGGCGTTCTTTcggagctcgtcgccgccgccgggggttACCAGGCGGCGCTCTACCTCGAGGCGCTATCGCGCTTCGTGCTATCCATGCACGACCCCGAGGTGCTCCGCCGCTTTGACCAGTGCCGCCCCTCGCCCGGTAGCTAG
- the LOC117855966 gene encoding protein RGF1 INDUCIBLE TRANSCRIPTION FACTOR 1 translates to MQPAAVRGAPQWLRGLLSEEFFDACAAHPGERKNDKNHFCVDCAAALCRHCLPHEPAHDVLQIWKYASCFVVRVDDLKLFDCAGIQLHTVSDHEVVFLNERTARKRSVSAENPCAACARPMPSGHDYCSLFCKVKHLGESEHGLRRALRVSRREAAATPETQSGKRRPASSSDAGPSCGGSLRKRGRKQPEPERAPFC, encoded by the exons ATGCAGCCGGCGGCCGTGCGCGGCGCGCCGCAGTGGCTGCGCGGCCTGCTTTCGGAGGAGTTCTTCGACGCGTGCGCCGCGCACCCTGGCGAGCGCAAGAACGACAAGAACCACTTCTGCGTCgactgcgccgccgcgctctgccGCCACTGCCTCCCCCACGAACCCGCCCACGACGTCCTCCAG ATCTGGAAGTACGCGTCCTGCTTCGTCGTGCGCGTCGACGACCTCAAGCTGTTCGACTGCGCGGGCATCCAG TTGCACACGGTGAGTGACCACGAGGTGGTGTTCCTGAACGAGCGCACGGCGAGGAAGCGCTCGGTTAGCGCGGAGAACCCCTGCGCGGCGTGCGCGCGGCCGATGCCCTCCGGCCACGACTACTGCTCCCTCTTCTGCAAG GTGAAGCATCTTGGGGAGAGCGAGCACGGCCTGAGGCGCGCGCTACGCGTgagccggcgggaggcggccgcCACGCCGGAGACGCAGAGCGGGAAGCGgaggccggcgtcgtcgtcggacgCGGGGCCGAGCTGCGGCGGGTCGTTGCGGAAGCGGGGCCGGAAGCAGCCCGAGCCGGAACGGGCGCCGTTCTGTTGA